CTGCCGCCAAAGATCAACCCGCAGAACTGGATCCAGACCCACAGTAGGCTCGTCGAGCACCAGCAGGTCGGGTCGGCAGACCAGCGCGCAGGCTAGCGACACCCGGGTGCGCTGGCCGCCGGACAGGTTGGTGCAGTAGTCGGTGCGGTGGTCGGTCAGCCCGACGCGCTCGATCGCCTGGTCTGCGGCCGCACCGTCAAAACCGTACAGCGAGGCGAAGTAGCGGACGTTATCGACGACCCGCAGGTCCTGGTAGATGGTCGGGTCCTGCGGCACGTACCCCACCCGGCGGCGCAACACCGCGGAACCGGCGGGCCGGCCGAGCACGGTAACTGAACCGGACGCGACAATCTGAGTGCCGACGATGCTGCGGATCAGGGTGGTCTTGCCGCAGCCAGACGGGCCCAGCAA
The nucleotide sequence above comes from Mycobacterium vicinigordonae. Encoded proteins:
- a CDS encoding ABC transporter ATP-binding protein, which gives rise to MMTSSHDELIPGSGEPAVVIERLRVVRGKHAALQDFSVRIGRGTITGLLGPSGCGKTTLIRSIVGTQIVASGSVTVLGRPAGSAVLRRRVGYVPQDPTIYQDLRVVDNVRYFASLYGFDGAAADQAIERVGLTDHRTDYCTNLSGGQRTRVSLACALVCRPDLLVLDEPTVGLDPVLRVDLWRQFRELADTGTTLLVSSHVMDEADHCGDLLLMREGRLVAHTTPAQLREDTSCTSLEEAFLSIIQHSTEQQAG